DNA from Flavobacterium aestivum:
TTGTATATAATTTTAGATTTTTTCGAACAGTCGAAAATAATCTAAAAAGCGAATAATCATTTTTTAATTAAAATGAGAAACTAAGGATACCGTATATCCGACCTGTGGTAGGACTTATGAATTTTAATTCTATATTTTAAAGAAATGATGTCCATTACTTTTATTGGATTTTTTATGATTTTTTAAAAAATACTGCAACCTGAAATCTAAATTCTGTGTTCTGTTACCTAAGGAAAATTACTTTTTGATTTGTCCTGTTTTCTTATCAAACCCATAAGGGCAATGACGGCAACCACTTTTACAACAATACCCTCTTTTTAAATGGTATTTTTCGGTAAAGCATTTGTATCCTTCGGGCGTGTAATAAAAATCTTCGCCTTCTATTAGTTTATTTTCATTACCTTGTTCAGCCATTCTGTTTTTATGCTTGAAATTCGCTACTAGGCGATTGTATTTTTCTTTTATTTGGACTAAATTGCCTGTACAAATCTATAAATTTTATAACCAATGTTTGTTATTGTTGCCAAATATTTAATTCCTAAAGGATATAGTGGGATAACAGTCTTTCCTTTTGTGATTGTAAAGTATCAGCCTGACTCCAATAATGAAGTATTGATCCATCACGAAAAAATACACCTCCGGCAGCAATTGGAACTACTGGTATTGCCCTTTTTTGTTTGGTATTTTGTAGAATATGCGATACGTTTGTTGCAATATAAAAATGCCGGTTTAGCCTATAGAAATATCAGTTTTGAAAGAGAAGCTTACGCCAATGAATCTCATTTGGACTATCTTAAAACGAGACCACTTTTTCGATTTTTGAACTATTTGAAAGGGAATGAGAAAGTTTAATTAAGGGTTTAAAGGTTTAAGAGTTTGAAAGTTTAAAAAACTTAGAATGTTTTAGAGATTTAAAATTAAAAATAACCGAAATAAATCTGCGTGCAATTTCCCCCTGATTAATGACAATAAAAAATACCTCATACATTTTGAACCAGAAAATAACACTTGAATTACCCAACGGAATTTCCCTCGAAATTAAGCGGGAAGATTTGCTTCATCCCTTTGTATCGGGAAATAAATTCAGGAAATTAAAGTATAATTTACTTCAGGCAAAAGCCGAAAATAAGGAAACAATATTGACTTTTGGCGGCGCTTACTCTAACCATATTGCGGCGGTTGCCTATGCAGGGAAAGAACAGGGTTTTAAAACCATTGGTGTAATTCGAGGAGAGGAATTGGGCGATAAAATTACAGAAAACCCAACCTTGCAGTTTGCCCAAGAATGTGGCATGCAATTCGAGTTTGTGACCAGAGAAGCGTATCGGTTCAAAGCCGAACCGGATTTTATAGTGAATCTGCAACAGAAATTCGGGACGTTTTATCTTGTTCCGGAAGGAGGTACCAATGAATATGCCATAAAAGGCTGCGAAGAAATATTGACCGAGGAAGATGCTAAGTTTAATTATGTATGCTGTGCGGTAGGAACAGGCGGAACCATCTCGGGGATAATCAACAGTGCATTGCCCCATCAAAAAGTTTTGGGATTTCCTGCATTAAAAGGAGACTTTTTAAAAGATGAAATTCGTAAATTTGCCACCAACAAAAATTGGGAACTAATTACTGACTATCATTTTGGAGGCTACGGAAAGGTAAATGAAGAATTGATTCTGTTTATAAATCAGTTTTACAAACAAACAGGAGTGCCATTAGATCCTATTTATACCGGAAAGATGGTTTTTGGAGTTATAGATTTAATTCAAAAAAATTATTTCCCGGATAATACCAAAATTTTATTGATTCATACCGGCGGATTACAAGGAATCCAAGGGATGAATGTGATTTTGAAAAAGAAAAACAAGACATTGATTGACGTTCAATAACGATAAGAATATAACGCCCAAATACTGCCTTATGTTAAAAAAAATATTTTTACTCCTTCTAATCGGAACCATAATAGGATGTGGTTCATCAAAACCAGTTATCGTTACTACAAAACAGCCTGTAAACTGGAAATACTCTAAGACAAAACAAAATGACAAGCCGGTAACAAGCGGGTCTAATTCTAATACAATTACGACTTCAAAAACAATGACAACTAATGAATTGATCAAAGCTTACATAGCTCAATACAGTTCTGTTGCCATGGGAAATATGAAAACATATGGGATTCCAGCCAGTATTATTTTGGCACAGGGAATTTTGGAATCAGGAGCGGGAAAAGGAGATTTGGCATTAACAGCCAACAATCATTTTGGTATCAAATGCCATAATGATTGGACAGGAGGCAAGGTTTATAAAGATGATGATTCACTTCAGGAATGTTTTAGAAAATACAATCAAGCTTCTGAATCCTATCAGGATCACGCTATGGTATTGACTGGTAAAAAAAGATATTCCAGTTTGTTTACATTGCCTAAAGGAGATTACAAAGCATGGGCAAAAGGCTTGAAAGATGCGGGATATGCTACAGATCCTAAATATCCTGAAAAATTAATAAGTTATATTGAATCATACAATTTAGGTCAATATGATGCCAAAGTTCTAGGAAAAGAAATTGCAAAAGAAGAGGCAAA
Protein-coding regions in this window:
- a CDS encoding DUF5522 domain-containing protein — its product is MAEQGNENKLIEGEDFYYTPEGYKCFTEKYHLKRGYCCKSGCRHCPYGFDKKTGQIKK
- a CDS encoding 1-aminocyclopropane-1-carboxylate deaminase/D-cysteine desulfhydrase; protein product: MTIKNTSYILNQKITLELPNGISLEIKREDLLHPFVSGNKFRKLKYNLLQAKAENKETILTFGGAYSNHIAAVAYAGKEQGFKTIGVIRGEELGDKITENPTLQFAQECGMQFEFVTREAYRFKAEPDFIVNLQQKFGTFYLVPEGGTNEYAIKGCEEILTEEDAKFNYVCCAVGTGGTISGIINSALPHQKVLGFPALKGDFLKDEIRKFATNKNWELITDYHFGGYGKVNEELILFINQFYKQTGVPLDPIYTGKMVFGVIDLIQKNYFPDNTKILLIHTGGLQGIQGMNVILKKKNKTLIDVQ
- a CDS encoding glucosaminidase domain-containing protein gives rise to the protein MLKKIFLLLLIGTIIGCGSSKPVIVTTKQPVNWKYSKTKQNDKPVTSGSNSNTITTSKTMTTNELIKAYIAQYSSVAMGNMKTYGIPASIILAQGILESGAGKGDLALTANNHFGIKCHNDWTGGKVYKDDDSLQECFRKYNQASESYQDHAMVLTGKKRYSSLFTLPKGDYKAWAKGLKDAGYATDPKYPEKLISYIESYNLGQYDAKVLGKEIAKEEAKVLLNDNFNVDQASLYEIQKGDTFYSVSRKFNLTVDELKQKNNLTENTLSIGQKLIVK